In Colletotrichum lupini chromosome 6, complete sequence, a single window of DNA contains:
- a CDS encoding fungal specific transcription factor, translated as MKKKTQQAQSGAAVIESGDVGCEKGKGKTQLSIVNKQPTPPAPTRHKAAETRQVATVAAVAFHPANSKKDDQNTPPKLTASLWSPVSYRGIADPPHLKMFDYTNFDHVFGAEQFPYDRKSVQEIDTYRKSLDGALFIDRVLKALGLTKSKIYPPKTENALRTLHQQLCEATMSAHHRLSIFYYILLDFDTSQTRSQASSKFAVTSGVPKNYQIFMKGLWLLDHQQFEKALEYIAHPSLTTDFADEIMTALVRNAPDGDYTLPLSYFHTVQPILKTSEALELLFDAMSRTSVTEALYFSRTHADAVRAQLFRQLVSNVIGAPANEETAARSTELIGLPFDAAEEAWFEDFLSREDGKKLKRARDTLLVRKLVTGRLSEAVQDKNHGGGWGVVLEGVKSGLGGRAETGLHKVHTSKPNDLTKRVTPASASCHAFVELRLFTSVTPSHTLQVTPRPPAPPAHTMESSHFSCVNRFRRLTPNHPSFTVSHLARYNSLFIPPSHHCVGTMSNPAKGVKFVGSDSSGLPLKRKQVLQACESCRRKKKRCIHGEPPPLEPAHDGCAGSSPPDNAGQHVIAGTGSPSKHRYSASVTADAVLSTTPVRRESATAGHSEPAQTPQTRFVGDLNPEGMFAEAADSDPAANPTQKAEVGVWLPSLNAASAQSTTSVVSRPSAIIDKVLLPYVKQNCLTCVPPEKDYKHLHKVYRDKIHPIFGLVPDEALDDGDSPAAIVMRQVVCLAAATDPDMKSHLRLATQGNKRLSYQDFSQTLSSSIRAILDTSLISDRTIHIRALCMLSLYAQPSGADEADLPAQLGARAAHHSQTLGLHLFHSSNDSLDTLFCAVWALDRINAATYGRPCVLHEGDIGPGLDDCFRRQAPCFQLFLSVVQWLDKVIELYRPGVIAQSLEAKPFIDLPVLEPMILEANALQVPTPLLATIEVFYHAVIILSCRLSRPGPPAQYASSVPPPSANARRSLAAERISSAIRRDHLSPVPLVPYALSLALSVEYRKMRHSALPMFRARARSAFKSNSELMKRFGDVFWSARVVAGLGERILREMERAANSIAQEGGAALPSAAAVVDVPVNGKIDEPLVVDGAPAEPPSAPLAPASTAELPALEAIDFSIVDAMPHLDVFGHFDPSFNLSAVDNALEANLDIGLPLNWGEIPHASDALMAQRLAEISRLSPDHQSRHVVVITYPMTSYTH; from the exons ATGAAAAAGAAAACGCAGCAGGCGCAAAGTGGTGCTGCGGTAATAGAATCTGGTGATGTCGGATGCGAAAAGGGAAAAGGGAAAACGCAATT GTCGATTGTAAACAAACAGCCCACACCGCCCGCCCCCACCCGCCACAAGGCTGCGGAGACACGTCAAGTCGCGACTGTGGCTG CCGTCGCATTTCATCCCGCCAACTCAAAAAAAGACGACCAAAACACTCCGCCTAAACTGACAGCAAGCTTGTGGTCTCCAGTATCCTACAGAGGCATCGCTGATCCACCACACCTCAAGATGTTCGACTACACCAACTTCGATCACGTCTTTGGGGCGGAGCAGTTCCCTTACGATCGCAAGTCCGTTCAGGAAATCGACACCTACCGCAAGAGCCTCGATGGCGCCCTCTTCATCGACCGGGTCCTGAAAGCCTTGGGTCTCACCAAGT CCAAGATATATCCTCCCAAAACCGAGAATGCTCTGCGCACACTACACCAGCAATTATGCGAAGCCACCATGTCAGCGCACCACCGACTCTCGATCTTCTACTACATCCTGCTCGACTTTGACACGAGCCAGACTAGATCCCAGGCATCGTCAAAGTTCGCCGTCACGTCCGGTGTTCCCAAAAACTATCAGATCTTCATGAAGGGTCTTTGGCTTCTGGATCATCAACAATTCGAG AAAGCACTCGAGTATATTGCGCACCCTTCCCTAACTACCGACTTTGCCGATGAGATCATGACAGCGCTTGTGCGCAATGCCCCCGACGGCGACTACACCCTGCCTCTCTCATACTTCCACACTGTCCAGCCAATTCTCAAGACATCCGAGGCTCTCGAGCTTCTCTTCGACGCCATGTCAAGAACTAGCGTCACTGAAGCCCTCTACTTTTCCAGAACCCACGCCGATGCTGTCAGGGCACAGCTGTTCCGCCAGCTTGTCTCCAACGTGATTGGCGCTCCTGCGAACGAAGAGACAGCCGCAAGGTCAACTGAGCTTATTGGGTTGCCCTTTGATGCGGCAGAGGAGGCCTGGTTCGAGGACTTCCTTTCTCGCGAAGACGGAAAGAAGCTGAAGAGAGCGCGAGACACACTCCTCGTGAGAAAGCTGGTGACGGGTAGGCTAAGTGAAGCTGTGCAGGATAAGAATCATGGAGGTGGCTGGGGAGTGGTACTGGAAGGTGTTAAGAGCGGCCTAGGAGGCCGAGCAGA GACTGGTCTTCATAAAGTTCACACTTCAAAACCTAATGACTTGACAAAGCGAGTTACTCCCGCGTCGGCGTCCTGCCATGCATTTGTTGAATTGCGACTGTTCACCTCGGTGACGCCAAG TCACACCTTGCAGGTCACCCCCCGGCCGCCCGCACCGCCCGCCCACACCATGGAGTCCAGTCACTTTAGCTGCGTCAACCGCTTCCGCCGCCTTACGCCAAATCACCCGTCCTTCACCGTCTCTCATCTCGCGCGTTACAACTCACTTTTCATTCCCCCCTC TCACCATTGCGTCGGGACGATGAGCAACCCCGCTAAAGGCGTCAAATTTGTCGGCTCCGACTCTTCGGGGCTTCCCTTGAAGCGGAAGCAGGTTCTGCAGGCCTGCGAATCATGTCGCAGAAAGAAG AAACGCTGCATCCACGGGGAACCTCCGCCGTTGGAGCCCGCCCATGACGGGTGTGCGGGTTCTTCGCCGCCGGACAATGCTGG ACAACATGTCATCGCCGGAACTGGTTCGCCAAGCAAACATCGTTACTCGGCGTCCGTGACCGCTGATGCCGTGCTGTCCACGACCCCTGTTCGCCGTGAATCTGCCACGGCGGGCCATTCAGAGCCAGCGCAGACTCCACAGACGCGCTTCGTTGGCGATCTTAACCCGGAGGGCATGTTCGCCGAGGCCGCCGACTCAGATCCGGCCGCTAATCCTACACAGAAGGCCGAGGTGGGTGTCTGGCTTCCGTCACTCAATGCCGCTTCGGCACAGTCGACCACCTCCGTTGTTTCGCGTCCGTCGGCCATTATCGACAAGGTCTTGCTGCCTTATGTCAAGCAGAATTGTCTCACCTGTGTTCCACCGGAGAAGGATTATAAACATCTCCACAAGGTGTACCGAGACAAAATCCATCCTATTTTCGGCCTTGTCCCAGACGAGGCTTTGGATGATGGCGATTCCCCAGCAGCTATTGTCATGCGACAAGTGGTATGCCTCGCCGCTGCCACTGACCCTGACATGAAAAGCCATCTGCGCCTCGCTACGCAAGGGAACAAGAGGCTCTCGTACCAAGACTTCTCCCAGACGTTGTCTAGCTCTATACGGGCCATCCTGGATACGAGCTTGATCTCGGACCGGACGATACACATACGTGCCTTGTGCATGCTATCACTGTATGCCCAGCCTTCAGGTGCTGATGAAGCAGATTTGCCTGCTCAACTTGGCGCCAGGGCCGCGCACCATTCGCAGACCCTTGGGCTGCACCTCTTTCACTCCAGCAACGACTCTCTTGATACCCTTTTTTGCGCTGTTTGGGCACTAGATCGTATCAACGCGGCGACCTACGGAAGACCTTGCGTCCTGCACGAGGGTGACATCGGTCCCGGGCTAGACGACTGTTTCCGCAGACAAGCGCCCTGCTTCCAACTTTTCCTATCGGTCGTGCAGTGGCTGGATAAGGTGATTGAGCTCTATCGTCCGGGTGTTATTGCTCAGTCGCTGGAAGCAAAGCCCTTTATCGATCTACCAGTCCTCGAGCCTATGATCCTCGAAGCCAATGCGTTGCAGGTTCCCACGCCGCTTCTTG CCACAATAGAGGTCTTCTACCACGCCGTAATCATCCTCTCATGCCGCTTATCCAGACCAGGACCCCCAGCACAATACGCATCATCAGTACCACCGCCCTCAGCAAACGCACGACGCTCTCTCGCAGCCGAGCGAATATCCTCCGCCATCCGCCGCGATCACCTCAGCCCGGTCCCTCTCGTCCCATATGCCCTCTCTCTAGCCCTCAGCGTCGAGTACCGCAAAATGCGACACAGTGCCCTCCCCATGTTCCGCGCCCGCGCCCGCAGCGCATTCAAGTCCAACTCGGAGCTCATGAAGCGGTTCGGCGACGTCTTCTGGAGCGCACGGGTCGTCGCGGGACTGGGCGAGCGAATCCTGCGAGAGATGGAGCGGGCTGCAAACTCCATTGCCCAAGAAGGGGGTGCGGCTTTGCCAtcggctgctgctgttgttgaCGTACCTGTGAATGGTAAAATCGACGAGCCTTTGGTGGTTGACGGGGCACCGGCCGAGCCGCCGTCGGCTCCCTTGGCTCCTGCGTCAACCGCCGAGCTCCCGGCGCTGGAAGCGATTGACTTTTCGATTGTCGATGCGATGCCGCATCTAGATGTCTTTGGCCACTTCGATCCGAGCTTCAACCTATCGGCAGTCGATAACGCTTTGGAGGCTAACCTCGATATAGGGCTGCCCCTCAACTGGGGTGA GATTCCCCACGCCTCAGATGCATTGATGGCACAACGTTTGGCTGAGATATCCAGGCTATCGCCAGACCATCAGTCACGGCATGTTGTGGTGATTACCTACCCAATGACATCTTATACCCATTAA
- a CDS encoding RecF/RecN/SMC N terminal domain-containing protein gives MSARPRRATRRQAIVDSSDDDEIANTTVKREEESEEEFAPEPSKSPVRRPTRARKSAAPSSTPAPTAPRRRGRPKKNADTTVAEEATKLEEDASVADVTSIAEAPSAVEEPSRADETSIAEDPSAHDIAPSIEPSEIFDPDQTISKKEPPSSARKPSPRKPRMSAAPRASTKSATPASIRKPSATPEPSRVHAEPLADITASSVNEQRPVADETQATFKPVRAMDTVMEKPMDIVLKSRTLAVPVVEDTTPKPRLVISYLILTNFKSYAGRQEVGPFHGSFSSVVGPNGSGKSNVIDSLLFVFGFRASKMRQGKLSALIHNSAQHPNLDHCEVSVHFREVMDQPGGGHEVIPDSDLIISRKAFKNNSSTYYINGKASNFTTVTTLLRDRGIDLDHKRFLILQGEVESIAQMKPKAANEHDDGLLEYLEDIIGTSKYKTPIEESATEVETLNEICMEKSGRVQHVEKEKNGLEDKKNKAIAYIRDENELTTKKSALYQLYIGECNDNVAVTEEAISQMQAQLDDELEKHHGGEKVIKELQKSYSRGSKEFEAQAKETEALVKEMAKFEQERVKFDEKKKFLNDKQKKLDKTIANAEKSATEADETIAQCAEEIETRAQEIASLEIRVQEEEAELATIREGLKGKTQKFSDQIAVKQKSLEPWKEKINQKQSAIAVAESEMNILEEKANAGAVAISETEAKIAAIEDARAAKTEELKECQAEKAKLEEERKEAEHELTRFNAHEPKIRAKVSNARQKADEARSSLSKTQTQGNVLTALMRMRESGRIDGFHGRLGNLGAIDQKYDVAISTACGALDNFVTDTVEAGQQCIEYLRKTNLGRGNFMCLDKLRVRDMNAIQTPENAPRLFDLVNPKEERFRPAFYHALQDTLVANDLAQANRIAYGARRWRVVTLAGELIDKSGTMSGGGTTVKRGLMSSKLVAETSKEQVSKLEEDRDVLEEKFQDFQEQQRELETRVRELNDQIPMLDTKMQKITLEINSAARNLADAHRRIKELSKEHQPSASDNNRIAALRKEIAKLNKEVEKLHDETSGVEEEIKALQDKIMQVGGEKLRLQKANVDSLKEEIVSQNEETSNAEVRKVKAEKQKTKLERDHAKATKDIEVAIRDLEKLEHEIENQGEKAESLRGQVDEAEEGLAAKKQELTSVKAELDEKTAELNATRASEIEMRNKLEENQKVLTENQKRLMYWNDKLSKLVLQNVDDLTGTSNPAPKVAPAPTAAEGDDDAEADGDKTVTQDAVTGEDSQPSAEAEDEDDEEESDESQLPSQPSSQALELPVYTPDELADMSKEKLKGEIAALEEKTQNVNVDLGVLAEYRRRVEEHAARSSDLQTAVDQRDAAKKRCDELRRLRLEGFMEGFSTISLRLKEMYQMITMGGNAELELVDSLDPFSEGILFSVMPPKKSWKNISNLSGGEKTLSSLALVFALHHYKPTPLYVMDEIDAALDFRNVSIVANYIKERTKNAQFIVISLRNNMFELAARLVGVYKVNHMTKSVTIENQDYIVRTRVQGHGQGQIQQATQQTTMAR, from the exons ATGTCGGCCCGCCCACGCCGTGCGACGCGCCGCCAGGCCATCGTCGACTCATCCGACGACGATGAGATCGCAAACACCACCGTAAagagagaggaagagagCGAGGAAGAGTTCGCCCCCGAGCCATCAAAAAGCCCAGTGCGCCGACCAACACGCGCCCGCAAGAGCGCTGCCCCCTCATCAACGCCTGCTCCAACAGCGCCTCGCCGCCGCGGCAGACCTAAGAAGAATGCCGACACTACCGTGGCCGAGGAGGCCACGAAGCTTGAGGAGGATGCTTCGGTTGCAGATGTAACGTCCATCGCAGAGGCGCCTTCAGCAGTGGAGGAACCATCGAGGGCGGACGAGACATCCATTGCCGAAGACCCCTCGGCGCATGACATCGCTCCCTCAATAGAGCCTAGCGAAATCTTCGACCCCGACCAAACTATTAGCAAGAAAGAGCCGCCATCCTCAGCAAGAAAGCCGTCTCCCAGAAAGCCCAGGATGAGCGCTGCGCCTAGAGCTTCCACCAAGTCTGCGACACCAGCATCCATACGCAAGCCATCCGCTACTCCCGAGCCCTCCCGGGTCCATGCAGAGCCTCTCGCCGACATCACAGCTTCTTCAGTCAACGAGCAGAGACCGGTTGCAGACGAGACGCAGGCCACCTTCAAGCCTGTACGCGCGATGGACACCGTCATGGAGAAGCCGATGGACATTGTCTTGAAGTCGCGCACCCTGGCCGTGCCGGTGGTCGAGGACACAACTCCCAAGCCTCGCCTGGTCATCTCCTACCTGATTCTTACCAACTTCAAGAGTTATGCTGGTCGTCAGGAAGTCGGTCCTTTCCATGGATCATTCTCCTCCGTTGTTGGCCCTAACGGTTCTGGAAAATCCAACGTTATTGACTCCCTCTTGTTCGTCTTTGGCTTCCGTGCCAGCAAGATGCGTCAGGGCAAGCTTTCTGCCTTGATTCACAATTCCGCCCAGCACCCGAATTTGGACCATTGCGAGGTCTCTGTGCACTTCAGAGAAGTCATGGATCAG CCCGGTGGTGGACATGAAGTCATTCCCGATTCCGATCTCATCATTTCCCGCAAAGCCTTCAAGAACAACTCTAGCACATACTACATCAACGGCAAAGCCTCCAACTTCACCACAGTCACCACCCTCCTTCGCGACCGCGGCATCGACCTTGACCACAAACGTTTCCTGATTCTGCAGGGTGAGGTCGAGTCCATAGCCCAGATGAAGCCGAAGGCTGCCAACGAACATGACGACGGTCTTCTCGAATACCTGGAGGATATCATCGGCACTTCAAAGTACAAGACGCCTATTGAGGAATCCGCCACCGAGGTTGAGACTCTCAATGAAATCTGCATGGAGAAGAGTGGTCGCGTTCAACACgttgagaaggagaagaacgGCCTCGAAGACAAGAAGAACAAGGCTATTGCATACATCCGCGACGAGAACGAGCTCACAACAAAGAAGTCTGCGCTGTACCAACTCTACATTGGCGAGTGTAACGACAACGTTGCTGTTACTGAGGAAGCAATCAGTCAGATGCAGGCGCAGCTCGACGATGAGTTGGAGAAGCATCATGGCGGCGAAAAGGTCATCAAGGAGCTCCAAAAGTCATACTCTCGTGGAAGCAAGGAGTTTGAGGCGCAAGCGAAAGAAACTGAGGCTCTTGTTAAGGAGATGGCCAAGTTCGAGCAAGAGCGCGTCAAGTTtgacgagaagaagaagttcCTCAACGACAAGCAGAAGAAGCTGGACAAGACCATCGCCAACGCCGAAAAGTCCGCTACTGAAGCAGACGAGACCATCGCCCAATGCGCGGAGGAGATTGAGACCCGCGCACAAGAAATCGCATCACTCGAAATCAGAGTGCAAGAAGAGGAGGCGGAGCTCGCGACTATTCGTGAGGGCCTCAAGGGCAAGACTCAAAAGTTCTCCGACCAGATTGCAGTCAAGCAAAAGTCATTGGAGCCCTGGAAGGAGAAGATCAACCAGAAGCAATCAGCCATCGCTGTTGCAGAGAGCGAGATGAACATCCTCGAGGAGAAGGCCAACGCTGGTGCTGTGGCCATTTCTGAAACGGAGGCAAAGATTGCTGCCATTGAGGATGCTCGCGCTGCCAAGACTGAGGAGCTCAAAGAGTGCCAGGCCGAGAAGGCCAAGCTGGAGGAAGAGAGAAAGGAGGCTGAGCACGAGTTGACACGATTCAATGCCCACGAACCCAAGATTCGCGCAAAGGTGTCTAACGCCAGACAGAAGGCGGACGAGGCTCGCTCAAGTTTGTCTAAGACGCAGACTCAGGGCAACGTTCTCACCGCTCTGATGCGCATGCGCGAGTCCGGTCGTATCGACGGGTTCCACGGAAGACTCGGCAACCTCGGCGCAATTGACCAAAAGTACGATGTGGCCATTTCCACGGCCTGCGGTGCCCTCGACAACTTTGTCACCGACACCGTCGAAGCTGGTCAGCAATGCATTGAGTACCTTCGCAAGACCAACTTGGGTCGTGGTAACTTTATGTGTTTGGACAAACTGAGAGTTCGAGACATGAATGCCATCCAAACCCCCGAAAATGCGCCTCGCCTCTTTGACCTGGTCAACCCCAAGGAGGAGAGGTTCCGCCCAGCATTCTACCACGCCCTTCAAGATACCCTTGTGGCCAACGACCTGGCTCAGGCCAACAGAATCGCTTACGGTGCCAGGAGATGGCGCGTGGTTACCTTGGCCGGCGAGCTGATTGACAAGTCTGGTACCATGTCTGGTGGTGGTACAACTGTCAAGCGAGGTCTGATGTCTTCGAAGCTTGTTGCCGAGACTTCCAAGGAACAGGTCTCGAAGCTTGAGGAAGATCGCGATGTTCTCGAGGAGAAGTTTCAAGACTTCCAGGAGCAGCAGCGCGAGCTTGAGACAAGAGTCCGTGAACTCAATGATCAGATCCCTATGCTCGACACCAAGATGCAGAAGATCACTCTTGAGATCAACAGCGCGGCTAGGAACTTGGCCGATGCCCATCGTCGCATCAAGGAGTTGAGCAAGGAGCACCAACCCTCCGCCTCGGATAATAACCGCATTGCGGCTCTTCGCAAGGAAATTGCTAAGCTCAATAAGGAGGTTGAGAAGCTCCACGACGAGACATCTGGAGTTGAGGAAGAGATCAAGGCTTTGCAAGACAAGATCATGCAGGTTGGTGGTGAGAAGCTTCGCCTGCAAAAAGCCAACGTCGACTCTTTGAAAGAGGAGATTGTCTCTCAAAACGAGGAGACATCCAACGCCGAAGTTCGCAAGGTCAAGGCCGAGAAGCAAAAGACGAAGCTCGAGAGAGACCACGCCAAGGCCACCAAGGACATTGAGGTGGCTATTCGCGACCTTGAGAAGCTCGAGCATGAGATAGAAAACCAAGGCGAAAAGGCCGAGTCTCTTCGTGGCCAAGTCGACGAGGCCGAGGAGGGTTTGGCAGCTAAGAAACAAGAGCTGACATCCGTCAAGGCCGAGCTCGATGAGAAGACCGCCGAGTTGAATGCTACTCGGGCCAGCGAGATCGAGATGCGCAACAAGCTTGAGGAGAACCAAAAGGTCCTGACTGAGAACCAAAAGAGACTCATGTACTGGAACGACAAGCTGTCTAAGCTGGTGCTTCAGAACGTGGACGACCTGACCGGAACCTCTAACCCTGCACCCAAGGTCGCCCCTGCCCCGACAGCTGCTGAAGGAGATGATGACGCAGAAGCGGATGGTGACAAGACAGTGACCCAGGACGCTGTCACTGGCGAGGACTCCCAGCCATCCGCCGAAGCCGAGGATGAGGACGATGAGGAAGAGTCTGACGAGTCTCAGCTGCCATCTCAACCAAGCAGTCAAGCACTCGAGCTGCCCGTTTACACTCCTGATGAGCTTGCGGACATGAGCAAGGAGAAACTGAAGGGAGAAATCGCCGCTCTCGAGGAGAAGACACAAAACGTCAACGTCGATCTCGGTGTTCTCGCCGAGTACCGTCGCCGTGTCGAGGAGCACGCCGCCCGCTCATCCGACCTTCAGACCGCCGTCGACCAACGCGACGCAGCCAAGAAGCGCTGTGACGAACTCCGTCGCCTGCGTCTGGAGGGCTTCATGGAAGGCTTCAGCACCATCTCTCTCCGCCTCAAGGAGATGTACCAAATGATTACAATGGGTGGTAACGCCGAGCTTGAGTTGGTCGACTCCCTGGACCCCTTCAGCGAAGGTATCCTCTTCAGTGTCATGCCCCCGAAGAAGTCGTGGAAGAACATCAGCAACTTGTCTGGTGGTGAGAAGACACTGAGCAGTTTGGCGCTTGTCTTTGCACTGCACCACTACAAGCCAACGCCACTGTACGTCATGGACGAGATTGACGCTGCCTTGGACTTCAGAAAC GTCTCAATCGTTGCCAACTACATCAAAGAGCGCACGAAGAACGCCCAGTTCATTGTCATTTCGCTCCGAAACAACATGTTCGAGCTGGCTGCCCGTCTCGTTGGTGTCTACAAGGTGAACCATATGACGAAGAGCGTGACGATCGAGAACCAGGACTACATCGTGCGGACACGGGTGCAGGGCCATGGTCAAGGCCAGATTCAGCAAGCCACGCAACAGACGACGATGGCGCGATGA